A stretch of the Archangium violaceum genome encodes the following:
- a CDS encoding GH92 family glycosyl hydrolase, giving the protein MRKGRHPRLSGACRRGVLVFITMLGGLTAVPARAGAPDKACDSVDPFIGTGGDGHTFPGAVVPFGMIQLSPDTQIRHFRESYKWAAGYRHDDGTIQGFSHTHFSGTGHSDLGDVLVMPLAGEVRLEPGDPDKPGSGYRSRFSHDDEKAEPGYYAVTLSDPGIRAELTASRRVGLHRYRFPKGAPAHLLIDQRSSIYNHPGKVLWSRLRVHKDGTVTGFRETRGWAPGRPLFFAMRFSQPLTGHALHNREEKIEYKGFATPGRGTDQRAQLEGRELVGVFDFGELKDRELLVKVAISPVSEENALRNLEGDLPGWDFDATRAAARQEWSKVLSVVDIDAPAPMRKMLYTALYHTMIAPSLFTDIDGRYRGPDNQVHQAEGFTFYSTFSLWDTYRAEHPLLTLIQPEQRNNDFIHSLIASQRVSPYGVLPVWQFHGLETWCMIGYHAVPVIADAYMKGIRGYPADQALDAMVASATYKPYGGLEHYMSLGYVPIDKEPEAASKTLEYAYDDWTIARMARALGREELAARFEKRALNYRNVFDPKTGFVRARKSDGGFREPFDPAAVGYGSDYTEGNAWQYSWYMPQDTAGLISLLGGEAKLVAKLDAVFNAKVSAESFAHVEDISGLIGHYAHGNEPSHHVAYLYSYAGQPWRTQERLKQIVDSQYKATPDGLAGNDDCGQMSAWLVFTALGFYPVTPGSNEYVIGRPFVERATLNLPNGKRFTVVAEKLGDANPYIGKVTLNGKPLERGYVRHEELLAGGELRFVMQAKPNKTWATKPGSRPYSLSPYSR; this is encoded by the coding sequence ATGCGGAAGGGCCGTCATCCACGCCTGTCCGGCGCGTGTCGCCGCGGCGTGCTCGTGTTCATCACCATGCTGGGAGGTCTGACCGCGGTGCCCGCCAGGGCCGGCGCTCCGGACAAGGCTTGCGACTCGGTGGACCCCTTCATCGGGACTGGCGGTGATGGCCACACGTTCCCGGGCGCCGTCGTGCCGTTCGGGATGATCCAGTTGAGCCCCGACACGCAGATCCGCCACTTCCGCGAGAGCTACAAATGGGCGGCGGGCTATCGCCACGATGACGGCACCATCCAGGGCTTCTCCCATACGCACTTCTCCGGTACCGGGCACTCCGATCTCGGCGACGTGCTGGTGATGCCCCTCGCTGGCGAGGTCCGGTTGGAGCCGGGCGATCCGGACAAACCGGGCAGCGGCTACCGCTCGCGCTTCAGCCATGACGACGAGAAGGCCGAGCCGGGTTACTACGCGGTCACCCTCTCGGACCCGGGCATCCGCGCCGAGCTGACGGCGAGCCGGCGCGTCGGCCTGCACCGGTATCGGTTCCCGAAAGGGGCTCCGGCGCACCTGCTGATCGACCAGCGCTCGAGCATCTACAACCATCCCGGCAAGGTGCTGTGGTCGCGCCTGCGCGTGCACAAGGACGGCACGGTCACCGGCTTCCGGGAGACCCGGGGTTGGGCGCCGGGCCGGCCCCTGTTCTTCGCCATGCGCTTCTCGCAGCCGCTCACCGGGCACGCGCTGCACAACCGCGAGGAGAAGATTGAATACAAGGGCTTCGCGACCCCAGGACGGGGGACCGATCAGCGCGCGCAGCTGGAGGGCCGGGAGCTGGTCGGCGTGTTCGACTTCGGCGAGCTGAAGGACCGTGAGCTGTTGGTGAAGGTGGCGATCTCCCCGGTCAGCGAGGAGAACGCCCTGCGCAACCTGGAGGGAGATCTGCCGGGCTGGGACTTCGACGCCACCCGGGCCGCCGCGCGCCAGGAGTGGAGCAAGGTGCTCTCGGTGGTCGATATCGACGCGCCCGCTCCGATGCGGAAGATGCTCTACACGGCCCTCTACCACACGATGATCGCGCCCAGCCTGTTCACCGACATCGACGGCCGCTACCGGGGCCCCGACAACCAGGTCCATCAAGCGGAGGGCTTCACGTTCTACTCGACGTTCTCGCTGTGGGACACCTACCGCGCCGAGCATCCCCTGCTGACGTTGATCCAGCCGGAGCAGCGCAACAACGACTTCATCCACTCCCTCATCGCGTCCCAGCGGGTGAGCCCCTACGGCGTCCTGCCGGTCTGGCAGTTCCACGGGTTGGAGACGTGGTGCATGATCGGCTACCACGCGGTGCCGGTGATCGCCGACGCGTACATGAAGGGCATCCGCGGCTACCCGGCGGACCAGGCGCTCGACGCGATGGTGGCCAGCGCCACGTACAAGCCCTACGGCGGCCTCGAGCACTACATGTCGCTGGGCTATGTGCCGATCGACAAGGAGCCGGAGGCGGCCTCCAAGACGCTCGAGTACGCCTATGACGACTGGACCATCGCGCGGATGGCGCGTGCGCTGGGGCGCGAGGAGCTGGCCGCGCGGTTCGAGAAGCGCGCATTGAACTACCGCAACGTGTTCGATCCCAAGACGGGCTTCGTGCGCGCGCGCAAGTCCGATGGTGGCTTCCGCGAGCCGTTCGATCCCGCCGCCGTGGGCTATGGCAGTGACTACACCGAAGGCAACGCCTGGCAGTATTCCTGGTACATGCCGCAGGACACCGCCGGGTTGATCTCCCTGCTCGGCGGCGAGGCGAAGCTGGTGGCGAAGCTGGACGCCGTCTTCAACGCCAAGGTGTCGGCCGAGTCCTTCGCGCACGTCGAGGACATCTCGGGCCTCATCGGCCACTACGCGCACGGCAACGAGCCGAGCCACCACGTCGCCTATCTATACAGCTACGCCGGGCAGCCCTGGCGCACGCAGGAGCGGCTGAAGCAGATCGTCGACAGCCAGTACAAGGCGACGCCCGACGGGCTGGCGGGCAATGACGACTGCGGCCAGATGTCGGCCTGGCTGGTGTTCACCGCGCTCGGCTTCTATCCGGTGACACCGGGCAGCAACGAGTATGTCATTGGCCGTCCCTTCGTCGAGCGCGCCACGCTGAACCTGCCCAACGGCAAGCGCTTCACGGTGGTGGCCGAGAAGCTCGGGGATGCGAATCCGTACATCGGCAAGGTGACGCTCAATGGCAAGCCGCTGGAGCGCGGCTACGTGCGCCACGAGGAGCTCCTGGCGGGCGGCGAGCTCCGCTTCGTGATGCAAGCGAAGCCGAACAAGACCTGGGCCACGAAGCCGGGCAGCCGGCCCTACTCCCTGTCTCCCTACTCGCGCTGA
- a CDS encoding leucine-rich repeat domain-containing protein, which yields MSSEWGVLPPAPAHSEPLPEGPWYVTPLAPVRTEAEALALAAVLREYQVPGLAFGEVGLPEPTLLARLVEGTRLTTLYLTDTAFTDAHLAALRGLETLESLHLERTLVTNKGLVHLEGRTRLTELLLNETAVSLRGLPPLASLTGLRRLGLGSTAVGPPGLDFLAERPQLEWLDLSDTMSDDSVLALLPGTHLRTLIVSGSDVTDTGLSALRRMTALEELGLARTATSDAGLVHVAGLRALTALHLGNTRVSDKGLEHLAGLSSLRALVLSKTRVGGIGLRWLSGLENLQVLQLDGTALSDAGLQRLAALRGLRQMDLSHTAVTGAGLRVVGGFELLEELGLAGLELDDTSLEALAPLRVLARLDLSDTPLGAGGLRRLGSREALRHLDLSRTRLTDEWLTALASFPHLRTLQLVKTQVTDAGLAHLAALRELETLSVRSSAIAGPGLSALDGLPLLTSLDLGGTRVDDTGVRALARLGRLTWLSLASTRVTDASLPHLPRSLRTLYLTRAPVTDAGVAELIRLPLLRELDLRLTQVSSEAQTRLEQEHGIRLLRPSP from the coding sequence GTGAGCTCCGAGTGGGGCGTGTTGCCTCCCGCCCCCGCGCACTCCGAGCCGCTCCCGGAGGGCCCCTGGTACGTCACGCCCCTGGCGCCCGTCCGCACCGAGGCGGAGGCGCTCGCGCTGGCCGCGGTGCTCAGGGAGTACCAGGTGCCGGGCCTTGCTTTCGGCGAAGTGGGACTCCCCGAGCCGACCCTCCTCGCCCGGCTCGTCGAGGGCACCCGGCTCACCACCCTCTACCTGACGGACACGGCCTTCACGGATGCGCACCTCGCCGCCCTCCGCGGGCTGGAGACGCTGGAGTCCCTCCACCTCGAGCGCACCCTGGTGACGAACAAGGGGCTCGTCCACCTGGAGGGAAGGACCCGCCTCACCGAGCTGCTGCTGAACGAGACCGCCGTGTCACTCCGAGGCCTGCCGCCCCTCGCCAGCCTCACCGGGCTGCGCCGGCTCGGGCTCGGGAGCACGGCCGTCGGTCCTCCGGGACTCGACTTCCTCGCCGAGCGTCCGCAACTGGAGTGGCTCGACCTCTCCGACACCATGTCCGATGACAGCGTGCTCGCGCTGCTTCCCGGCACGCACCTGCGTACGCTCATCGTCAGTGGAAGCGATGTCACCGACACGGGGCTCTCCGCGCTCCGCCGGATGACGGCGCTGGAGGAGCTCGGTCTGGCGAGGACCGCCACCTCCGACGCGGGACTGGTCCACGTGGCCGGGCTGCGCGCCCTGACGGCGCTCCACCTCGGAAACACGCGGGTGTCGGACAAGGGGCTCGAGCACCTCGCCGGACTCTCCTCGCTGCGGGCCCTGGTGCTCAGCAAGACGCGTGTGGGAGGTATCGGGCTGCGATGGCTCTCCGGGCTCGAGAATCTCCAGGTGCTCCAGCTCGACGGCACGGCCCTCTCCGATGCCGGGCTCCAGCGCCTCGCGGCCCTCCGAGGTCTACGCCAGATGGACCTGTCGCACACGGCCGTCACCGGGGCCGGGCTGCGCGTCGTCGGAGGCTTCGAGCTGCTGGAGGAGCTCGGCCTCGCGGGGCTGGAGCTGGATGACACCTCACTGGAGGCACTCGCGCCCCTGCGCGTGCTGGCCCGACTGGACCTCAGCGATACGCCTCTCGGCGCCGGGGGCCTGCGCCGGCTCGGCTCGCGCGAGGCCCTGCGTCACCTCGACCTGAGCCGCACCCGACTCACGGATGAGTGGCTGACCGCGCTCGCCTCCTTCCCACACCTTCGAACGCTGCAACTCGTGAAGACGCAGGTGACGGACGCGGGGCTGGCGCACCTCGCCGCGCTGCGGGAGTTGGAGACGCTCTCCGTGCGCTCCTCGGCCATCGCCGGCCCGGGGCTCTCCGCGCTCGACGGGCTGCCGCTCCTCACGTCCCTGGACCTGGGCGGCACGCGGGTGGATGACACGGGCGTGCGGGCGCTCGCGAGACTCGGCCGGCTCACCTGGCTGAGCCTGGCGAGCACCCGCGTGACGGACGCGAGCCTCCCGCACCTGCCCCGCTCACTGCGGACCCTGTACCTGACGCGCGCCCCGGTCACGGACGCGGGTGTGGCCGAGCTCATCCGGCTCCCACTGCTGCGAGAGCTCGACCTGCGCCTCACCCAGGTGTCCTCCGAGGCGCAGACCCGGCTGGAGCAGGAGCACGGCATCCGGCTCCTGCGTCCCTCACCCTGA
- a CDS encoding universal stress protein: MLKHILVAIDGSETSRKAARFAHDLAQQTQARITLLFVLEPPRVLNLGFLDSELISGPQRTPEEMEAVRRMLDEVAADLPKAQVEKVVEIGRPADTIVAMADKLGADHIVVGARGLNPGGKWLLGSVSDRVVQHAGRPVTVVH, translated from the coding sequence GTGCTCAAACACATCCTCGTCGCCATCGATGGCTCGGAGACCTCGCGCAAGGCCGCGCGCTTCGCCCACGACCTGGCGCAGCAGACGCAGGCGCGCATCACCCTTCTCTTCGTCCTCGAACCGCCCCGGGTCCTCAACCTGGGCTTCCTGGACTCGGAGCTCATCTCCGGGCCCCAGCGCACCCCGGAGGAGATGGAAGCCGTGCGGCGCATGCTGGATGAGGTGGCCGCCGATCTGCCCAAGGCCCAGGTGGAGAAGGTGGTGGAGATTGGCCGCCCGGCGGACACCATCGTCGCCATGGCCGACAAGCTCGGCGCGGACCACATCGTCGTGGGCGCGCGTGGCCTCAACCCGGGCGGCAAGTGGCTGCTCGGCTCCGTCAGCGACCGCGTGGTCCAGCACGCCGGCCGCCCCGTCACCGTGGTGCACTGA
- a CDS encoding RNA polymerase sigma factor produces the protein MEPLPQRFATTRWSLILAAGTGHAPEAREALATLCGLYWYPLYAFVRRRGHTAEEARDLTQGFFARLLERDDLATLDPRRGRFRAWLLTALKHYLSNERDRLQAVKRGGGESLLSIDGEEAESTYGLEPSHDLTPERLFERRWALALLQRVTALLRAEWVQAGRESLFEKLKGCLMDRTESSYQHIAHDVGMSEGAVKVAAHRMRSRFRELLRGEIAQTVEHPHEIDGELRHLLAALG, from the coding sequence GTGGAGCCCCTTCCGCAGCGGTTCGCGACCACCCGTTGGAGCCTGATCCTCGCCGCCGGCACGGGCCACGCGCCCGAGGCCCGGGAAGCACTGGCGACGTTGTGCGGACTCTACTGGTATCCGCTCTATGCCTTCGTCCGCCGCCGCGGTCACACGGCCGAGGAGGCTCGAGACCTGACGCAGGGCTTCTTCGCGCGGCTGTTGGAGCGCGACGACCTCGCCACCCTGGATCCCCGGCGAGGCCGCTTCCGTGCGTGGTTGCTCACCGCGCTCAAGCACTACCTGTCCAACGAGAGGGATCGCCTCCAGGCCGTCAAGCGGGGTGGAGGCGAGTCGTTGCTCTCCATCGACGGAGAGGAGGCCGAGAGCACCTATGGCCTGGAACCCTCGCACGACCTCACGCCCGAGCGGCTCTTCGAGCGCCGCTGGGCCCTGGCGCTGTTGCAGCGGGTGACGGCCCTGCTGCGCGCCGAGTGGGTCCAGGCCGGCAGGGAGTCGCTCTTCGAGAAGCTGAAGGGCTGCCTCATGGACAGGACGGAGAGCTCCTACCAGCACATCGCCCACGACGTGGGGATGAGCGAGGGCGCGGTGAAGGTGGCGGCGCATCGGATGCGCTCCCGCTTCCGCGAGCTGCTGCGCGGCGAGATCGCCCAGACGGTGGAGCACCCCCACGAGATCGACGGCGAGCTGCGGCACCTGCTCGCGGCGCTGGGGTGA
- a CDS encoding serine/threonine protein kinase, with translation MDLSSGAPEGLCPRCLLSGLLEDDGPEPDPSEPFPLPGERGPVRFGEYELLERIARGGMGVVYKARQVRINRRVALKMIVDGELATEQELYRFRAEAEAAALLEHPHIVPIYEVGVHEGRHYFTMKLMEGGSLADHLELLGSSPRRAAELVAAVARAVHFGHQHGILHRDLKPANILLDADGKPHVGDFGVARHLEKEGGLTQTGMVIGTPAYMAPEQAAGRIRELTTAADVYSLGAILYELLTGRPPFVADTATAILRQVAEAEPVAPSALGVQVDRDLETLCLKCLEKEPGRRFGSAEELARELERWLNGEPIQARRSGRAARAWRWCRRHPLVAGGLATGMWFLLVMTVVSLSIARTQELERRQEVLRANAYAARTVAGTVLFQLQEYGQAVERVAADGWLREVLKRGDPEALRLFVRTTHDIHDDPRNGLRVAGGPSPFEGWLLLDAAGLARAHWPAPPEGFLGKDFEWRDFFQGAAQLARKGRHASYVSRVFQSEVDGQYRFALSAPVYDENGQWLGVVAAMVGTGSMLGALRLTDTDVEERTTVLVAPRDHEQGQPPLSEPETSIIIVHEALAHGAISALDATAARRVEEVLRQAPRHGPQQLRLPGTGPLAAYEDHRDPLIGGASPWLAAFAPVGRTGFVTVVQTRDDAASAPLRKLATRLALWGGVPFLLGVAAMLGLATKSLRARA, from the coding sequence ATGGATCTCTCGAGCGGTGCTCCCGAGGGGCTGTGCCCCCGGTGCCTGCTCTCCGGACTCCTGGAGGATGACGGGCCGGAGCCCGACCCCTCCGAGCCCTTTCCTCTTCCGGGTGAACGCGGCCCCGTGCGCTTCGGCGAGTACGAGCTCCTCGAGCGCATCGCCCGGGGTGGGATGGGGGTCGTCTACAAGGCGCGGCAGGTGCGCATCAACCGCCGGGTCGCCCTGAAGATGATCGTCGACGGCGAGCTGGCCACCGAGCAGGAGCTCTACCGTTTCCGCGCCGAGGCCGAGGCCGCCGCGTTGCTCGAGCATCCCCACATCGTCCCCATCTACGAGGTGGGTGTGCACGAGGGCCGCCACTACTTCACGATGAAGTTGATGGAAGGCGGGAGCCTGGCCGATCACCTGGAGCTGCTGGGGAGCTCACCGAGGCGCGCGGCGGAGCTCGTCGCGGCCGTGGCCCGGGCGGTTCACTTCGGCCACCAGCACGGCATCCTCCACCGTGACCTGAAGCCAGCGAACATCCTGCTGGACGCGGACGGGAAGCCGCACGTGGGAGACTTCGGAGTCGCGCGGCACCTGGAGAAGGAAGGGGGCCTCACCCAGACGGGGATGGTGATTGGAACGCCGGCCTACATGGCGCCGGAGCAGGCCGCGGGACGCATCCGGGAGCTCACCACGGCCGCGGACGTGTACAGCCTGGGCGCCATCCTCTACGAGCTGCTGACGGGCCGGCCGCCCTTCGTGGCGGACACGGCGACGGCCATCCTCCGGCAGGTCGCGGAGGCCGAGCCCGTGGCGCCGAGCGCGCTCGGCGTCCAGGTGGACCGGGATCTGGAGACCCTCTGTCTCAAGTGCCTGGAGAAGGAGCCGGGCCGCCGCTTCGGCTCGGCGGAGGAGCTGGCGCGGGAGCTGGAGCGCTGGTTGAACGGCGAGCCCATCCAGGCGAGGCGAAGCGGCCGTGCGGCTCGCGCGTGGCGGTGGTGCCGGCGGCACCCCCTGGTGGCGGGCGGCCTGGCCACGGGCATGTGGTTCCTGCTCGTGATGACGGTGGTGTCGCTCTCCATCGCGCGAACGCAGGAGCTGGAGCGGCGCCAGGAGGTGTTGAGGGCCAATGCCTACGCCGCGCGGACGGTGGCGGGCACGGTGCTCTTCCAGTTGCAGGAGTATGGCCAGGCCGTCGAGCGGGTCGCGGCGGATGGCTGGCTGCGCGAGGTGTTGAAGCGCGGAGATCCGGAGGCCCTGCGGCTCTTCGTCCGGACGACGCATGACATCCACGATGATCCGCGCAATGGGCTGCGGGTCGCGGGTGGACCGTCGCCCTTCGAGGGCTGGCTCCTCCTGGACGCGGCGGGCCTCGCGCGGGCCCACTGGCCGGCGCCTCCCGAGGGCTTCCTCGGCAAGGACTTCGAGTGGAGGGACTTCTTCCAGGGCGCGGCGCAACTGGCGCGCAAGGGCCGGCACGCGTCGTACGTCTCGCGTGTGTTCCAGTCGGAGGTGGATGGCCAGTACCGCTTCGCCCTCTCCGCGCCCGTCTATGACGAGAACGGCCAGTGGCTCGGCGTCGTGGCGGCCATGGTGGGCACGGGCTCCATGCTGGGCGCGTTGCGGCTGACGGACACGGATGTGGAGGAGCGCACCACCGTGCTCGTGGCGCCCCGGGACCATGAGCAGGGACAACCTCCCCTGTCCGAACCGGAGACCTCCATCATCATCGTCCACGAGGCGCTCGCACATGGAGCGATCAGCGCGCTCGATGCCACCGCCGCGCGCCGTGTCGAGGAGGTGCTGCGGCAGGCCCCCCGGCATGGCCCGCAGCAACTCCGGCTCCCGGGGACGGGTCCGCTCGCGGCCTACGAGGACCATCGGGATCCGCTGATTGGCGGCGCGAGCCCGTGGCTGGCGGCGTTCGCGCCCGTGGGCCGCACGGGATTCGTGACCGTCGTCCAGACACGGGACGATGCCGCCTCCGCGCCGCTTCGGAAACTCGCCACGCGGCTGGCGTTGTGGGGAGGCGTTCCCTTTCTTCTCGGGGTGGCGGCGATGCTGGGGCTCGCGACGAAATCGTTACGTGCCCGGGCGTAA